One window of Oryza brachyantha chromosome 12, ObraRS2, whole genome shotgun sequence genomic DNA carries:
- the LOC102708394 gene encoding probable serine/threonine-protein kinase At1g54610 isoform X2 encodes MRLHTKLKCAYSCLLPKIFARNTAKIGLSLIHPFKKASHVLMGCLCSKGTKDDADATSENKTPSRNSAAVSVRTATSTNNGDNANILRSGNGEKVIVALDVRISSGNNAELKGLSGEHAAAGWPTWLVNVAPKAVEGWLPRRADSFEKLDKIGQGTYSIVYKARDLETGKFVALKKVRFVNMDPESVRFMAREIHILRTLDHPNVIKLQGIVTSRVSQSLYLVFEYMEHDLSGLIATPGLKLTEPQLLHGLDHCHKNGVLHRDIKGSNLLIDNNGMLKIADFGLATSYDPKNPQPLTSRVVTLWYRPPELLLGATEYGVAVDMWSTGCIVAEMFAGKAIMPGRTEVEQIHKIFKLCGSPMDDYCKKSKVPETAMFKPQHQYRRCVAETFKVFPTSAVVLIDSLLSLDPEARGTAASALQSDFFKKEPFACDPSSLPKLPPSKEYDVRLRQEEARRQKNAALGGQGAESVRPGNENHVTNRAIADAGELKQQTHTSSKSNSDDLNPEDSVPGFRVESRARPTTVQLPGCSSAWNNMEGDNDQPTVPGRSCSSVRVANACATRKKGSSHSLIPQFGATDLRSTVEAADHNHPPDRDGGNKNPEVKDAMNHGRKYRRIHHSGPLMPPGGNVEDMLKEHERHIQEAVRKARVGKPGR; translated from the exons ATGCGCCTTCACACCAAGCTGAAATGTGCGTACTCATGCCTTCTCCCCAAG ATATTTGCAAGAAACACTGCCAAAATTGGTCTCAGTTTGATTCACCCATTCAAGAAGGCATCACATGTGCTTATGGGCTGCCTTTGCTCCAAAGGCACCAAAGATGATGCCGATGCCACTTCTGAGAATAAAACACCATCAAGGAATTCTGCTGCAGTAAGTGTTAGGACTGCAACCAGTACGAACAATGGTGACAATGCAAATATATTACGATCGGGCAATGGAGAGAAGGTGATCGTAGCTTTAGATGTTAGGATCAGTAGTGGTAACAATGCAGAACTGAAGGGGCTCTCAGGTGAGCATGCAGCTGCTGGCTGGCCAACTTGGCTCGTAAATGTGGCACCAAAAGCAGTAGAAGGCTGGCTGCCTCGGCGAGCTGATTCATTTGAGAAATTAGACAAG ATTGGACAGGGAACTTATAGTATTGTATATAAAGCTCGGGATCTCGAAACAGGAAAGTTTGTTGCACTAAAAAAGGTGCGGTTTGTCAACATGGACCCTGAAAGTGTGCGTTTTATGGCCAGAGAAATTCATATCCTTAGGACACTGGATCATCCAAATGTCATAAAGCTTCAAGGGATTGTAACATCTCGTGTATCACAAAGCCTGTATCTTGTCTTCGAATACATGGAACATGACCTTTCTGGTCTCATTGCAACTCCTGGTCTCAAGCTCACTGAGCCACAG CTGCTTCATGGCCTTGATCATTGCCACAAAAATGGAGTTCTTCATCGAGACATCAAAGGCTCAAACCTTTTGATTGACAACAATGGAATGCTGAAGATTGCAGACTTTGGACTGGCTACATCTTATGATCCCAAGAATCCGCAACCTCTGACAAGCCGTGTTGTGACACTGTGGTACAGACCACCAGAACTTTTGCTCGGTGCAACAGAGTATGGTGTGGCTGTAGATATGTGGAGTACAGGGTGCATTGTGGCAGAAATGTTTGCTGGCAAAGCAATCATGCCAGGAAGAACTGAG GTGGAGCAAATCCACAAGATTTTTAAGCTCTGTGGGTCGCCAATGGATGACTATTGCAAGAAATCAAAGGTGCCAGAGACAGCAATGTTCAAGCCTCAGCATCAGTATAGGCGGTGTGTTGCTGAGACTTTCAAAGTTTTTCCTACTTCAGCTGTTGTTCTCATAGACTCGTTGCTTTCGTTAGACCCAGAAGCTCGGGGAACAGCTGCCTCAGCTCTTCAAAGTGAT tttttcaaaaaagagcCATTTGCGTGCGATCCATCAAGCCTGCCAAAACTTCCACCAAGCAAGGAGTATGATGTTAGACTGAGGCAAGAGGAAGCCAGGAG GCAAAAAAATGCAGCTCTTGGCGGACAAGGAGCTGAATCTGTCAGGCCAGGAAATGAGAATCATGTAACGAACCGTGCTATTGCTGATGCTGGTGAATTGAAG CAACAAACACACACTAGCTCGAAGAGCAACAGCGACGATTTGAACCCAGAGGACAGTGTTCCAGGTTTCAGGGTGGAGTCACGGGCACGTCCAACCACAGTGCAGCTCCCCGGGTGCAGTTCCGCATGGAACAACATGGAGGGCGACAACGACCAGCCAACAGTGCCTGGCCGTTCTTGCAGCTCCGTGCGTGTCGCAAATGCCTGCGCCACAAGGAAGAAGGGGTCATCACACTCACTCATACCGCAGTTCGGCGCGACAGATTTGAGGAGCACTGTTGAGGCTGCTGATCACAACCACCCACCGGACAGGGATGGTGGGAACAAGAACCCAGAGGTCAAGGACGCCATG AACCATGGGAGGAAGTACAGAAGGATCCACCACTCTGGACCATTGATGCCGCCAGGAGGGAACGTCGAGGACATGCTCAAGGAGCACGAGAGGCACATCCAAGAAGCCGTTCGCAAGGCACGCGTCGGAAAGCCGGGCAGGTAG
- the LOC102708394 gene encoding probable serine/threonine-protein kinase At1g54610 isoform X1, which produces MRLHTKLKCAYSCLLPKIFARNTAKIGLSLIHPFKKASHVLMGCLCSKGTKDDADATSENKTPSRNSAAVSVRTATSTNNGDNANILRSGNGEKVIVALDVRISSGNNAELKGLSGEHAAAGWPTWLVNVAPKAVEGWLPRRADSFEKLDKIGQGTYSIVYKARDLETGKFVALKKVRFVNMDPESVRFMAREIHILRTLDHPNVIKLQGIVTSRVSQSLYLVFEYMEHDLSGLIATPGLKLTEPQIKCFVQQLLHGLDHCHKNGVLHRDIKGSNLLIDNNGMLKIADFGLATSYDPKNPQPLTSRVVTLWYRPPELLLGATEYGVAVDMWSTGCIVAEMFAGKAIMPGRTEVEQIHKIFKLCGSPMDDYCKKSKVPETAMFKPQHQYRRCVAETFKVFPTSAVVLIDSLLSLDPEARGTAASALQSDFFKKEPFACDPSSLPKLPPSKEYDVRLRQEEARRQKNAALGGQGAESVRPGNENHVTNRAIADAGELKQQTHTSSKSNSDDLNPEDSVPGFRVESRARPTTVQLPGCSSAWNNMEGDNDQPTVPGRSCSSVRVANACATRKKGSSHSLIPQFGATDLRSTVEAADHNHPPDRDGGNKNPEVKDAMNHGRKYRRIHHSGPLMPPGGNVEDMLKEHERHIQEAVRKARVGKPGR; this is translated from the exons ATGCGCCTTCACACCAAGCTGAAATGTGCGTACTCATGCCTTCTCCCCAAG ATATTTGCAAGAAACACTGCCAAAATTGGTCTCAGTTTGATTCACCCATTCAAGAAGGCATCACATGTGCTTATGGGCTGCCTTTGCTCCAAAGGCACCAAAGATGATGCCGATGCCACTTCTGAGAATAAAACACCATCAAGGAATTCTGCTGCAGTAAGTGTTAGGACTGCAACCAGTACGAACAATGGTGACAATGCAAATATATTACGATCGGGCAATGGAGAGAAGGTGATCGTAGCTTTAGATGTTAGGATCAGTAGTGGTAACAATGCAGAACTGAAGGGGCTCTCAGGTGAGCATGCAGCTGCTGGCTGGCCAACTTGGCTCGTAAATGTGGCACCAAAAGCAGTAGAAGGCTGGCTGCCTCGGCGAGCTGATTCATTTGAGAAATTAGACAAG ATTGGACAGGGAACTTATAGTATTGTATATAAAGCTCGGGATCTCGAAACAGGAAAGTTTGTTGCACTAAAAAAGGTGCGGTTTGTCAACATGGACCCTGAAAGTGTGCGTTTTATGGCCAGAGAAATTCATATCCTTAGGACACTGGATCATCCAAATGTCATAAAGCTTCAAGGGATTGTAACATCTCGTGTATCACAAAGCCTGTATCTTGTCTTCGAATACATGGAACATGACCTTTCTGGTCTCATTGCAACTCCTGGTCTCAAGCTCACTGAGCCACAG ATAAAGTGCTTCGTTCAGCAGCTGCTTCATGGCCTTGATCATTGCCACAAAAATGGAGTTCTTCATCGAGACATCAAAGGCTCAAACCTTTTGATTGACAACAATGGAATGCTGAAGATTGCAGACTTTGGACTGGCTACATCTTATGATCCCAAGAATCCGCAACCTCTGACAAGCCGTGTTGTGACACTGTGGTACAGACCACCAGAACTTTTGCTCGGTGCAACAGAGTATGGTGTGGCTGTAGATATGTGGAGTACAGGGTGCATTGTGGCAGAAATGTTTGCTGGCAAAGCAATCATGCCAGGAAGAACTGAG GTGGAGCAAATCCACAAGATTTTTAAGCTCTGTGGGTCGCCAATGGATGACTATTGCAAGAAATCAAAGGTGCCAGAGACAGCAATGTTCAAGCCTCAGCATCAGTATAGGCGGTGTGTTGCTGAGACTTTCAAAGTTTTTCCTACTTCAGCTGTTGTTCTCATAGACTCGTTGCTTTCGTTAGACCCAGAAGCTCGGGGAACAGCTGCCTCAGCTCTTCAAAGTGAT tttttcaaaaaagagcCATTTGCGTGCGATCCATCAAGCCTGCCAAAACTTCCACCAAGCAAGGAGTATGATGTTAGACTGAGGCAAGAGGAAGCCAGGAG GCAAAAAAATGCAGCTCTTGGCGGACAAGGAGCTGAATCTGTCAGGCCAGGAAATGAGAATCATGTAACGAACCGTGCTATTGCTGATGCTGGTGAATTGAAG CAACAAACACACACTAGCTCGAAGAGCAACAGCGACGATTTGAACCCAGAGGACAGTGTTCCAGGTTTCAGGGTGGAGTCACGGGCACGTCCAACCACAGTGCAGCTCCCCGGGTGCAGTTCCGCATGGAACAACATGGAGGGCGACAACGACCAGCCAACAGTGCCTGGCCGTTCTTGCAGCTCCGTGCGTGTCGCAAATGCCTGCGCCACAAGGAAGAAGGGGTCATCACACTCACTCATACCGCAGTTCGGCGCGACAGATTTGAGGAGCACTGTTGAGGCTGCTGATCACAACCACCCACCGGACAGGGATGGTGGGAACAAGAACCCAGAGGTCAAGGACGCCATG AACCATGGGAGGAAGTACAGAAGGATCCACCACTCTGGACCATTGATGCCGCCAGGAGGGAACGTCGAGGACATGCTCAAGGAGCACGAGAGGCACATCCAAGAAGCCGTTCGCAAGGCACGCGTCGGAAAGCCGGGCAGGTAG
- the LOC102708672 gene encoding pentatricopeptide repeat-containing protein At1g71460, chloroplastic: protein MASSSSSLAAPNHPKHHLKPVSSPKPLNQARPLSRAPLAGAAAYKRASSSSQAELRPDSKNAPALSAELRRLARVGRLPSALALLDHLSHRGVPATASAFAALLSACRSLPHARQVHAHLRVHGLDSNEFLLARLVELYLALGAAEDARQVLDGLPRASSFSWNALLHGHVRRGRGQAGGAVADGFSEMRAAGADANEYTYGSVLKSISGSAARSMAMATATHAMLIKNAYAGAPQMLMTGLMDVYFKCGKVKPAVRVFEEMPERDVVAWGAVIAGFAHKGMKREALEHFRWMVEDGIKVNSVVLTSVVPVIGELRARNLGREIHAFVLKKFQDRKDVANIQAGLVDMYCKCGDMISGRRVFYSTKKRNVVSWTALMSGYASNGRQDQALRCILWMQQEGIRPDLIAVGTVLPVCTKLKALRKGKELHAYALRRWFLPNVSLCTSLITMYGTCSHLDYSQGVFHVMDKKTVQAWTALVDAYLKNGDPSTAVDVFRSMLLSNRRPDAVAITRMLSACRDTGASKLGKELHGQALKLRMEPLPLVAAGLISMYGTCGDLKAAQRVFNRTESKGSLTCTAIIEAYAINQRHKDALELFAWMLSNRFVPNNGTFDVLLRICEAAGLHDEALQVFNSMVQEYNLEASEQNFDCIIRLLTAASRTSEAQRFANLKATLFNLSTPSWNSKQQ, encoded by the coding sequence ATggcgtcctcctcgtcctccctcgccgccccaAACCACCCCAAGCACCACCTCAAGCCTGTCTCCTCCCCCAAACCCCTCAACCAAGCGAGgcccctctcccgcgcgcccctcgctggcgccgccgcgtacaagcgcgcgtcgtcgtcgtcgcaggCGGAGCTCCGGCCGGACTCCAAGAACGCCCCCGCGCTGTCCGCGGAGCTCCGGAGGCTGGCGCGCGTGGGGAGGCTCCCCTCCGCGCTCGCCCTGCTCGACCACCTCTCCCACCGGGGCGTCCCCGCCACGGCCTCGGCCTTCGCCGCGCTGCTCTCGGCGTGCCGATCGCTGCCCCACGCGCGCCAGGTCCACGCGCACCTCCGGGTGCACGGCCTCGACTCCAACGAGTTCCTGCTCGCCAGGCTCGTCGAGCTCTACCTTGCGCTCGGCGCCGCGGAGGACGCGCGCCAGGTGCTCGACGGGCTGCCCCGGGCCAGCTCATTCTCGTGGAACGCGCTCCTCCACGGGCATGTGCGCCGGGGCCGCGGCCAGGCGGGTGGAGCCGTCGCGGATGGGTTTTCCGAGATGCGCGCCGCGGGCGCCGACGCGAATGAGTACACGTACGGGTCCGTCCTCAAGTCCATCTCCGGGAGCGCCGCTCggtccatggccatggccaccgCCACGCACGCGATGCTGATCAAGAACGCATACGCGGGCGCTCCCCAGATGCTCATGACGGGGCTCATGGACGTGTACTTCAAGTGCGGGAAGGTGAAGCCGGCAGTGAGGGTGTTTGAGGAAATGCCGGAGAGGGATGTGGTTGCATGGGGGGCGGTGATTGCTGGGTTTGCACATAAGGGGATGAAGAGGGAGGCGCTGGAGCATTTCCGGTGGATGGTGGAGGATGGGATCAAGGTGAACTCTGTGGTGCTCACGTCGGTTGTGCCAGTCATTGGTGAGTTGCGTGCGCGGAACCTGGGTAGGGAGATTCATGCGTTTGTGCTGAAGAAATTTCAAGATCGTAAAGATGTTGCAAACATCCAGGCAGGGTTGGTAGATATGTACTGCAAGTGTGGCGATATGATCTCTGGGAGACGGGTGTTCTATAGCACTAAGAAAAGGAATGTTGTCTCGTGGACAGCACTCATGTCTGGCTATGCATCCAATGGGAGGCAAGACCAGGCTCTTAGGTGCATACTTTGGATGCAACAAGAAGGAATTAGACCGGACCTTATAGCTGTGGGGACTGTCCTCCCAGTATGTACAAAGCTGAAAGCATTGAGGAAAGGGAAAGAGCTTCACGCATATGCCTTGCGGAGGTGGTTCCTGCCAAATGTTTCTTTGTGCACTTCGCTGATCACTATGTATGGTACATGCAGCCACTTGGATTATTCTCAAGGGGTGTTCCATGTCATGGACAAGAAAACTGTACAAGCTTGGACAGCATTGGTTGATGCCTATTTAAAGAATGGTGACCCTTCAACTGCTGTTGATGTGTTCAGATCAATGCTTCTCTCAAACCGCCGTCCAGATGCTGTTGCCATCACCAGGATGTTGAGTGCTTGCCGTGATACTGGGGCATCAAAACTTGGCAAGGAATTGCATGGTCAAGCGCTAAAGTTGCGTATGGAACCTCTCCCCCTAGTTGCAGCTGGGCTAATTAGCATGTACGGCACGTGTGGAGACCTCAAGGCAGCGCAGCGGGTTTTCAACCGGACTGAGTCCAAGGGATCACTGACCTGCACTGCCATAATAGAAGCGTATGCAATTAACCAGCGACATAAGGATGCACTGGAACTTTTTGCTTGGATGCTTTCAAACAGATTTGTTCCAAATAATGGCACCTTTGATGTGCTGCTGAGAATCTGTGAAGCAGCAGGGCTGCATGATGAAGCTCTTCAGGTTTTCAACTCCATGGTGCAAGAATACAACCTGGAAGCGTCTGAACAGAATTTTGACTGCATTATCCGCCTTCTCACTGCTGCAAGCAGGACTTCTGAAGCACAGCGATTTGCTAATCTGAAAGCTACTCTGTTTAATTTATCAACTCCCTCTTGGAATTCCAAACAGCAGTAA